The following is a genomic window from Marinococcus sp. PL1-022.
CGACCTCCGGGTCAAAGGACGGGCTCACAATAAAGGATGCGCCCCGGACAATCGCCAGCCGGGCCGTTTCGCTGTCGAGCACGGTACCGGCCCCGATAACGGCATCCGGATACTTTTGTACCAGCGTGCGCAGCACATCGTCGGCATCCGGCACGGTAAAAGTGACTTCGAGTGTTTTAGAGCCGCCTTTCACGCAGGCATCTGCCGTCTTTATAGCCTGGTCCGGGCTGTCGCCCCGGATCACAACCGCCACCTTGTTTTCCATCATTTGATTCAGAATATGAAATACTCTCATCACGCATCTCCTTTAATATTATTAGCAGTACCAATGTTTTCGCTGTAATTCCTGCCATCCGTAGAAAGAAACTTTATCAGCAGTAATAAAATAATACGTAAAACCTGAACCTCTTTGCAAGTTTATCTGCGAAACAATTCTTTTCACGAAACTATTGAAAGCATTTGGTCTTAAGCTTTATGAAGAAAAAAGCTAAGATTATTATTAACAACCAACTGAAATGTCGCGACGAAAGGAAGGTTGTCTTATGGCGTTGGATCAAAGGAGTTTGGAAATTTTAAGCAATTTGCTGGAAACGGAGGAGCCATTATCCGTTTCTTACCTGGCAGGGACTTTTCAGGTCTCGGAACGAAGCATTTATCTGGACCTGGATAAAATCAGTCACTGGATGAAGGAAAACCATTTTTCCGGCCTGGGCCATCAAAGATCCAGGGGATACTTTATCGAGCCGTTCATGAAAAGGGCTATTGCAGAGAGCGGGATACTGTATCAGCAGGAATACATTTATTCACGCGAGGAAAGAAAATCGGTTATTTACCTTATTTTAATCAGCAGCGTAAAGGATAAATGGATGGTAGCTGATTTTCAGGAGCTGTTCCGTGTGAGCCGCAACACGGTTTTAGATGATGTCCGCCTGCTTCGGGAAGAGCTGAAAGCGTGGTCGTTGTCGATATCCTTTGATTTGACGGAGGGCTATCGCATCAAGGGATTGGAAAAGGATAAACGCCGTAAGATCAGTCATTTGCTGCATTATCATTTTACAGAGGAAGGACGTTTTTCCTTTTCTTTTTTCTCCAGGCTCGGGGAATCGATGAATTTTTTGCAATATTCTGCTGTAAAGCATATTGAAACAGTTATTCATCAGATTGAAGAGGCTGCAGGGATAGAATACACTGATGACATTATTGAACAGCTGAGTGTACGTTTTGCTTTCTTCCTGCGTCGTTCTAAGCATGGAAAGCATATACAGCTTGACCCGGCAGAACGGGAAGTTATTGTGAATACGCATCTCTACGAAATATCAAAACAGCATTTACATGTGCTTCCTTTATCAGAAGGAATATCGGCTGCTGAAGAGATCATCTACTTTACGGCGCATCTTCTGAGTGCACGTACGAACCGTATTTCTGAATCGATGTGGGGAGAGCTTGGAAGATCAGAGCTGTTGGCAGCGATTTATTCTTTCATTCGAGAATTCGAAAAATTCGCACTCGTGGAAATCGAGGATAAAAGAGGCCTGGCCAACAATCTTTCGATTCACCTGCAGCCGGCCATCTTCCGGATGCGCTACGGAATACAAATGAAGGATAAATCCCTGGAAAAAGTTAGAGAAAATTTAAATGATGTATATATTTTAACGAAACAATCCAAGCACGTTTTAGAAACCTTCCTCGGCCAGGTGATCCCGGACGAGGAGACAGCTTATCTGGCCATGCATTTTGGAAGCTGGCTGCAGCAGGAAGGTCTCGCACCGGTAAAGAAATGGAAAATGCTGATTGTCTGCCATAGCGGTATCGGCACTTCCAGGCTGCTCGAGAGTCAGCTGCGTGATCTGCTTTCGGATATCGAAATTATAGATACGGTATCACTGCGTCAGTACCATGATATGGATATCAGCGACGTCGACTACATTGTTTCCACAATATCGATTCCGGAGCGGGAAATTCCAGTCATTCACGTACCTATAGTTTTTAGCGAAACGGATAAAGAAATACTGCTCAATCAAATTAACGGACGCTGGAAGCAGAAAAGCTTCAGCCGGGAGCAGCAGATGAAGCAGCTGATGAAAATCATTGGCAGGTATGCAAAGATTCAGGATGCCAAAGGGTTGTCGGGTGAATTACAGGGATGGATGCAGCCTGAATTACTGCGGGCAGCAAACACAAACAAACAGACCTCTTCATTAGAGCATGTTTTGCCGGCGGAACATATACGTATGCTTCCTTCAGCAGGTTCATGGCAGGAGGCTGTCGAAGAAGCGTCCGTTCCGCTTATAGAAAATAATGTTATCAGCAGAGAGTACGTCACAGCCATGCGCCAGAATTTACTGGAGCAGGGGCCCTATGTAGTCATCGCACCCGAAATTGCCATGCCGCATGCAAGTTCAGATGCAGGTGTCCATCAGCTGGGCTTCAGCCTCTTATTGCTTGAAAATCCGGTAGACATGATTGGCAAATCAGTAAAACTTCTTATTGTGGTAGCTTCTCCGGATGACCATAGCCATTTAAGAGCACTGGCAGAGCTGAATCAATTACTCTATGATGCCGGGAAACGCGAAGCGTTACTCCATGTCAGGGACCAGGAATCGTTAGTCAGTATAATTCATCCTGTAGAGCAGGACTCAGCCTCTTCCATATATTAATAAATTAGGTGATAGAATGAAATTTTTACCAGAAGAAATGATAAATGTACAGCATCCTGTGTCTTCACCAGAAGAGGCCATTAGGGCAGCTGGGGATTTGTTGGAAAAGGAAAAAACAATAAGTTCTTCATATATTCAGGCAATGGTGGAGGCCTATATTTCCCAGGGGGCATATTTTGTATTGGCGCCTGGCGTTGCTGTCCCTCATGCAAGGCCGCAGGACGGGGCTTTAGAGTCCGCTATCTCCTTTGTACAGCTGGAAGAGCCTGTTGTATTTGGTCATTCGACAAATGATCCTGTCACATTGGTATTTGGGCTAAGTGCAGCATCGAATGACGAACATCTTCACATTTTGCAGAAACTAACGATGCTGTTAAACGATCCATCAACGATAGAACATATGAAGAAAGCGCAGAACGTAGAAGATATTAAAAAAATTATTCAAAGGAGCGGGATGAAGAAATGAAAATTTTAACGGTATGTGGTTTGGGACAAGGAACGAGCCTGATTTTGAAAATGAATGTTGAAACCGCCCTGGAACAGAAAAATATCGAAGCGGATGTTGAGCATATGGACGTTTCGTCCGCATCCGGCGTGCAGGCAGATTATATTATTACCAACCAGGAATTAGCCCCCAACCTAGAAGGACATAAAGCAAAGCTGATAATTGTGCAGAACTATTTTGATCCTAACGAAATCAGCCAGGCGATTGATGAGCAGATGCAAGACTAATTAAGAGTGCACACATAGGGGGATTAAGCATGGAATTTGTGTTTTGGCTAGCAGATAATTTCTTTGGTACACCAGCTATACTTATTGGGTTAATTGTATTAATCGGACTGCTTCTGCAAAAAAAGAGAGCCAATCAGGTTATCACCGGGACGTTCAAAGCGATCATCGGCTTTCTGATCATCACAGCCGGTGCGGGTATTATTACAGGCTCACTCGAAGTTTTCGAGCCGTTATGGGCAGAAGTGTTTGGTTTGGATTACGCTTCCATCTCCAACTATATGGGGCAGGAAACGTTTAATGCAGAGTTTGGCAGCGTAGTTACACTTTCGATGACGTTCGGCTTTTTGATCAACGTATTGCTCGCACGATTTACACCGTTAAAATATATTTATTTAACCGGACATATGATGTTTTGGACCTCGACGATATTTGCCGGAATCATTGTTCATGCATCTGGCGGAAATGCGAATATGCTCGGCATGGTGGCATTTTTATCTATCGTTCTTGGGATTTATTGGACAGTGCAGCCGGCTATTGTTCAGCCTTTCATGAGAAAGATTATGGGTAATAATGAAGTAGCTCTTGGGCATACAAGCGCTTCTGTTGGGCTATTATCTGCCCTTGCTGGAAAGCTGGTCGGTAAGAATTCACAAAATACGGAAGACGTTAAATTGCCGAAAGGGCTTGAGTTTTTAAGGGATTCCAACGTTATTACAGCGCTTACCATGGCCCTTCTGTTTGTATCTGGTGCTATTATCATTACTCTCCGGAACAGCCCGGGTTCGGAAGAGCTGGAGGCGATGGCTGGAAGTCAGAGCTTTATCGTTTACGCCCTTATTCAGTCATTTACGTTCGCAGCCGGTATTGCCGTCGTTCTGACGGGTGTGAGAATGTTTATCGGGGAAATCGTACCCGCGTTCCGTGGTATAGCGACTAAAATCGTACCTGGAGCAAAGCCGGCCCTGGACAACCCGATTGTCTTTCCTTCCGCACCAAACGCAGTGATCGTAGGATTTATTGGAGCCTTTTTGGGAGCCCTCGTCTGGCTGGCGGTTCTCGGTAACACCGTGAGTTATATATTTGTTCCAACAATGATCGTTTTATTTTTCCACGGCGCGACAGCAGGGGTATTTGGCAACATTACCGGAGGCATCAGAGGAGCATTTATGGGCGGACTTATAACGGCTACGGTTGTGGCCTGGGGCCAGTTCGTTATGGTGCGTATGCTGCTGCCGACTACCGTTCCGGATACAGCAATGTGGGCTGCAGATTCTGATATGTTCATCCTTGGACCGATCGTGTACTGGCTTGCCCATTTATTCTTTGGATAATAATGCTGGTATAGTCTACTAAACAGGAAGGTGAAAGAATAATGCCGTTCGTTCGAACGCTCCACGGAGATATATCTCCAGAGGAAATGAAAATTACTTATGCACACGAGCATATTGTCTGCCGGCCGCCCTATTGGGTGGAGAAAAAGGAATCAGATTTGTTGTTGGATGATAAAGAAAAATCACTGTTGGATGTACAGGATTTCGTAGACCTTGGCGGCAAAACCATTGTTGATGCTACTGCTGTGGACTATGGCAGAGACGTTGCGGCTGTTGCAGACATTGCTGAACGTCTTTCCATGCATATCATAGGCACCGCCGGGTTTAATAAAAGCTTTCTATGGGATGCGGCTATTCCCGTCCATCTTCAGAAGAAGCTGGGCGAATTTAGAAGCTACGGTGATTGGATCGAGCATACCTCTGTCCAGGGGCTCACAAACCATGTAACAGCAGAGGTGGAACAGGGGCTGGAAGATACCAGCCACCGGGCAGGGCAGGTGAAATTCGGTACCGGCTACAACCGTATTACGCCGCTGGAGGAGAAAACGATCCGTGCAGTAGCGAGGGCTCATCATGAAACGGGGGCGCCTGTACATTCCCATACTGAAGTAGGCACGATGGCTTTAGAGCAAATTGAGCTGCTGAAAAAAGAAGACGTTCCTTTGGACAGAGTGAGCTTTGGCCATATGGATCGGAACCCTGATCCTTATTACCATGAGCAGGTAGCGAAGACAGGCGCTTTCCTGAGCTTTGATGGCATTGGGAAAATCAAATATGCGCCAGAGAGCACGCGGCTGCATTGTATTTTTAAGCTGGTGGAAAAAGGATATGCTTCTCAAATTCTGATTAGCGGGGATACAGCGAGGAAGTCCTATTACAGACACTACGATTACGGCCCGGGCCTGGCCTATATTTTAGAAAGCTGGGTGCCCCGTTTTATCGATGAGGCAGACCAGCTCGGTCTGGATGGCAAAAATTTAATTCATCAGTTTTTCGTCGAAAATCCAGCCAGATGCATGACTTTTCACCGGTAAATAGGAGGAAATCAACTATGGAAATTGCATTTGCACGGTCTACAGAAATAAAGGAAAAGATTGAAGAACGCCCGGCAGCTGTATTACCGGTAGGGGCAGTAGAAGCCCACGGGGCCCATCTGCCGCTTGGCACAGATAATATATTGGCGGAACGGCTGGCCAAACGGCTCGCTGAGGAAACACAAAGCTTTCAGCTGCCGCTTTTACCGTACGGCCAGGTGTGGAGCCTGAAGCAGTTCCCCGGATCCATTAGTATCACAAATGATGTGCTGATAAATACGATTGTCTCGATTGGTGAAAGTCTTTACCAGCAAGGGTTCTGTATTTTTGCCATCGTAAACGGGCACCTGGGAAATCAGACAGCTTTAAAAGAAGCGGCGAGAGTGTTATATGAACGTTTTCCGGATCTTCGGGTTTTTTACTTCTTTTATCCAGGACTCAATCAGAAGCGAAAGGAAGTAGAAGAATCGGCGGTGCATCACTCCTATTTTCACGCCTGTGAAATTGAAACATCCATGATGCGGTACGTGGCGCCTGGGCACGTTGATATGAGCCGGGCCATTGACGATCCTCCCCATATTCCGATCGAAGCAGATTTTACACCGACCCCCTGGGAGGTATTCACCGAAACGGCAGTTCTGGGTGAAGCGACAAAAGCAACGGCTGAAAAAGGAGAAATCATTATTGAACACGCTTTGCAGCAAATGAAGATGATGATGGACCGTGCCTATGAGGAATGCAAAAAAACAAGAAAGGAGAATAAAAAATGATTGAAACGTATTTTAATCGTATCCATCAACAGCTCGAGCAGGTACAAAAGTCGCAAACCGAGCCGATGACTCAGGCAGCTGCCCATATGGCTAAATCACTCCAGCAAGGGGGGATTATTCAATTATTTGGATGCGGACACTCCCATTTACTGACGCTCGATGTGTATTACCGTGCAGGAGGAATGGTGCCTGTTCAGCCTATTCTCCATGAACCATTAATGCTTCATGAAGGTGCTCTGCGTTCATCCGAACTGGAAAGAAAAAATCACTATGCAGAAACGTTTTTGAAGGAACAAACGATCAAACCGGAAGATACAGTGATTGTCATTTCTACTTCTGGAAGAAATCCTGTGCCAGTGGACGTTGCTTTGGAAGCAAAAAAAGCTGAAGCCACAGTAGTCGTAATTACATCAATCGCCTATTCAAGCAGTCAACCATCCCGGCATGAACAGGGATATAGGCTGGCTGATGTGGCAGATGTTGTGATCGACAACGCCGCTCCCCCGGGAGACGCTCTGCTGGAACTGGAGGAGGTGGAGGTGCCGTTTGGTCCCAGCTCCACTGCGGTAGGAGCTACTATTCTCCAAGCTGTGATGGCTCAGACGGTCCAGGAGCTTACCAGCTTAGGCATTGATCCACCTGTATTTCTTAGTGGGAATATTGACGGGGCAGATGAGCGAAACAAACGGTTGATTGAATCCTATAAGGATCGTATAAAATTATAAGCTCGTATGAAAAACAAGATTTTTATACGGGAGCCCTGATGCGAAACAGCATCAGGGCTTTTCAATGTAGAGATTAATAAAATACTGACTTTAATGCCTTCAAAATATCACGACCGAGTTGCTGGGTTGTTTTCTTTTTCCCAGAAGATCTGTACAGATCGACGTTCAGGTTAAACTCTTGATTTATCTGGCGCAGCACAGGTTTCGCGATTTCCTTTTCCTGCAGATCGGAATTGTATACGATAATTGTTCCACTGTCGTACTGTTGGATAAGGTATTTGGTGCTTCCTGAAGTGACCGTTACCTCCTGTCGCAGACTTCCAGGTTCAGCGGGATTTCTGGAGCGTTTGGCTGCAGCCTTCTGGCTGTCCAGGATATGACGGATAAACGCTTTTAACGTATGGCGGACGTATTCTGAAATAGGTTCGATTTCGCCCCGCGCCTCT
Proteins encoded in this region:
- a CDS encoding BglG family transcription antiterminator — protein: MALDQRSLEILSNLLETEEPLSVSYLAGTFQVSERSIYLDLDKISHWMKENHFSGLGHQRSRGYFIEPFMKRAIAESGILYQQEYIYSREERKSVIYLILISSVKDKWMVADFQELFRVSRNTVLDDVRLLREELKAWSLSISFDLTEGYRIKGLEKDKRRKISHLLHYHFTEEGRFSFSFFSRLGESMNFLQYSAVKHIETVIHQIEEAAGIEYTDDIIEQLSVRFAFFLRRSKHGKHIQLDPAEREVIVNTHLYEISKQHLHVLPLSEGISAAEEIIYFTAHLLSARTNRISESMWGELGRSELLAAIYSFIREFEKFALVEIEDKRGLANNLSIHLQPAIFRMRYGIQMKDKSLEKVRENLNDVYILTKQSKHVLETFLGQVIPDEETAYLAMHFGSWLQQEGLAPVKKWKMLIVCHSGIGTSRLLESQLRDLLSDIEIIDTVSLRQYHDMDISDVDYIVSTISIPEREIPVIHVPIVFSETDKEILLNQINGRWKQKSFSREQQMKQLMKIIGRYAKIQDAKGLSGELQGWMQPELLRAANTNKQTSSLEHVLPAEHIRMLPSAGSWQEAVEEASVPLIENNVISREYVTAMRQNLLEQGPYVVIAPEIAMPHASSDAGVHQLGFSLLLLENPVDMIGKSVKLLIVVASPDDHSHLRALAELNQLLYDAGKREALLHVRDQESLVSIIHPVEQDSASSIY
- a CDS encoding PTS sugar transporter subunit IIA — translated: MKFLPEEMINVQHPVSSPEEAIRAAGDLLEKEKTISSSYIQAMVEAYISQGAYFVLAPGVAVPHARPQDGALESAISFVQLEEPVVFGHSTNDPVTLVFGLSAASNDEHLHILQKLTMLLNDPSTIEHMKKAQNVEDIKKIIQRSGMKK
- a CDS encoding PTS sugar transporter subunit IIB — its product is MKILTVCGLGQGTSLILKMNVETALEQKNIEADVEHMDVSSASGVQADYIITNQELAPNLEGHKAKLIIVQNYFDPNEISQAIDEQMQD
- a CDS encoding PTS ascorbate transporter subunit IIC encodes the protein MEFVFWLADNFFGTPAILIGLIVLIGLLLQKKRANQVITGTFKAIIGFLIITAGAGIITGSLEVFEPLWAEVFGLDYASISNYMGQETFNAEFGSVVTLSMTFGFLINVLLARFTPLKYIYLTGHMMFWTSTIFAGIIVHASGGNANMLGMVAFLSIVLGIYWTVQPAIVQPFMRKIMGNNEVALGHTSASVGLLSALAGKLVGKNSQNTEDVKLPKGLEFLRDSNVITALTMALLFVSGAIIITLRNSPGSEELEAMAGSQSFIVYALIQSFTFAAGIAVVLTGVRMFIGEIVPAFRGIATKIVPGAKPALDNPIVFPSAPNAVIVGFIGAFLGALVWLAVLGNTVSYIFVPTMIVLFFHGATAGVFGNITGGIRGAFMGGLITATVVAWGQFVMVRMLLPTTVPDTAMWAADSDMFILGPIVYWLAHLFFG
- a CDS encoding phosphotriesterase, whose translation is MPFVRTLHGDISPEEMKITYAHEHIVCRPPYWVEKKESDLLLDDKEKSLLDVQDFVDLGGKTIVDATAVDYGRDVAAVADIAERLSMHIIGTAGFNKSFLWDAAIPVHLQKKLGEFRSYGDWIEHTSVQGLTNHVTAEVEQGLEDTSHRAGQVKFGTGYNRITPLEEKTIRAVARAHHETGAPVHSHTEVGTMALEQIELLKKEDVPLDRVSFGHMDRNPDPYYHEQVAKTGAFLSFDGIGKIKYAPESTRLHCIFKLVEKGYASQILISGDTARKSYYRHYDYGPGLAYILESWVPRFIDEADQLGLDGKNLIHQFFVENPARCMTFHR
- a CDS encoding creatininase family protein; this encodes MEIAFARSTEIKEKIEERPAAVLPVGAVEAHGAHLPLGTDNILAERLAKRLAEETQSFQLPLLPYGQVWSLKQFPGSISITNDVLINTIVSIGESLYQQGFCIFAIVNGHLGNQTALKEAARVLYERFPDLRVFYFFYPGLNQKRKEVEESAVHHSYFHACEIETSMMRYVAPGHVDMSRAIDDPPHIPIEADFTPTPWEVFTETAVLGEATKATAEKGEIIIEHALQQMKMMMDRAYEECKKTRKENKK
- a CDS encoding SIS domain-containing protein; amino-acid sequence: MIETYFNRIHQQLEQVQKSQTEPMTQAAAHMAKSLQQGGIIQLFGCGHSHLLTLDVYYRAGGMVPVQPILHEPLMLHEGALRSSELERKNHYAETFLKEQTIKPEDTVIVISTSGRNPVPVDVALEAKKAEATVVVITSIAYSSSQPSRHEQGYRLADVADVVIDNAAPPGDALLELEEVEVPFGPSSTAVGATILQAVMAQTVQELTSLGIDPPVFLSGNIDGADERNKRLIESYKDRIKL